In Deinococcus puniceus, one genomic interval encodes:
- a CDS encoding polysaccharide deacetylase family protein, with protein MGFNSRPTQRQEPAIQINSYAPWIKAGTALAAAVLAADVLGRAAGWGALGPGPRTRPRVALTFDDGPGPRTLELSAVLERHGAPATFFVTAPHTAAHPNLIQALADAGHELEAHGIWHRPALLLPPWMEWAQVRWHPRAGQPGLLFRPPYGGHSPFTRVLARLARRRIALWDTEGRDWLDLPATELARHTLEQVRSGSVILLHDGPEVTPELLDLILHGLHERGLTPVLLRDLPMQRIGVRAGLARLRASYGL; from the coding sequence ATGGGTTTTAATTCACGGCCCACCCAAAGGCAGGAACCCGCCATTCAAATCAATTCTTATGCACCTTGGATTAAAGCTGGCACGGCTCTAGCTGCCGCCGTGCTGGCCGCCGATGTGCTGGGCCGCGCCGCCGGATGGGGTGCGCTTGGCCCCGGCCCCCGCACCCGGCCCCGCGTGGCCCTCACCTTCGACGACGGCCCCGGCCCCCGCACGCTGGAGTTGTCGGCAGTGCTGGAGCGGCACGGCGCACCCGCCACCTTTTTCGTCACGGCCCCGCACACCGCCGCGCACCCAAACCTGATACAAGCTCTGGCCGACGCGGGCCACGAATTGGAGGCGCACGGTATCTGGCACCGCCCCGCTCTGTTGCTACCCCCGTGGATGGAATGGGCCCAGGTGCGCTGGCATCCGCGTGCAGGGCAACCCGGTTTGCTGTTCCGCCCACCCTACGGCGGCCACAGTCCGTTTACCCGTGTGCTGGCCCGCCTTGCCCGCCGCCGCATTGCCCTGTGGGACACGGAAGGCCGCGACTGGCTGGACTTGCCCGCCACTGAACTGGCCCGGCACACGCTAGAGCAGGTGCGCTCCGGCAGCGTGATCTTGCTGCACGACGGCCCGGAGGTTACGCCCGAACTGCTTGACCTGATCTTGCATGGCCTGCACGAACGCGGCCTGACACCTGTGCTGCTGCGCGATCTGCCCATGCAGCGCATCGGTGTGCGGGCAGGGCTGGCGCGGCTGCGGGCGAGCTATGGCCTGTGA
- a CDS encoding MFS transporter yields MTAGKRPLADRIPLLPGTLVPVMGATVAVACAEFVRNGLYVGYLPLVGRSEFGLPLTATGAALTAHLIADTLMRGPAGAAISRYGLRPVVAGGALLSLLAVACLPFVSTFWMLILVAVLHGIGFSVMWPGALNLTADSSKPGYSGRALSTVTMCALPMIGVGVLVYGAIGKQGGNFPLILAGGLQLLAVCGALLMPMRRVRQRETPPAPSRESVRRVARSLLPLMPAALLQTGTLSLIGPLLFPIAKKLGLEYWPLVSILALGGVIAYATIPFAGRIADRGNARLVLASGFGLIGLAFLLVATLPPLWAFYPIAVVLGIGYGCVTPGWSALVTGTLPEAERPAAWGALMTVENAGTAFGPVVGALAYQAIGVSGPFVVGAALALVTASAYAVFRRAFPAAVHG; encoded by the coding sequence ATGACGGCAGGCAAGCGTCCACTCGCTGACCGGATTCCGCTGCTGCCCGGCACGCTCGTTCCGGTGATGGGGGCCACGGTGGCGGTAGCCTGCGCCGAATTTGTCCGCAACGGCCTGTATGTGGGGTACCTCCCGCTGGTGGGACGCTCCGAATTCGGGCTGCCCCTCACGGCTACGGGCGCGGCTCTGACCGCCCACCTGATCGCCGATACCCTGATGCGCGGCCCGGCGGGGGCGGCCATTTCGCGCTATGGGTTGCGGCCCGTGGTGGCAGGCGGGGCACTGCTCAGTTTGCTGGCGGTGGCCTGTTTGCCGTTTGTCAGCACCTTCTGGATGTTGATTCTGGTGGCCGTGCTGCACGGCATCGGCTTTAGCGTGATGTGGCCGGGCGCACTGAACCTGACCGCCGATTCCAGCAAACCCGGCTACAGCGGGCGGGCCTTGTCCACCGTGACCATGTGCGCCCTGCCCATGATCGGCGTGGGCGTGCTGGTGTACGGCGCTATTGGCAAGCAGGGGGGCAATTTTCCGCTGATCTTGGCGGGCGGGCTGCAACTGTTGGCCGTGTGCGGGGCGCTGCTGATGCCCATGCGCCGCGTGCGCCAACGCGAAACGCCGCCTGCCCCCAGCCGCGAGAGCGTGCGCCGGGTGGCCCGCTCCCTGCTGCCGCTGATGCCTGCGGCGCTGTTGCAAACTGGAACCCTGTCGCTTATTGGCCCGCTGCTCTTTCCTATCGCCAAAAAACTGGGCCTAGAGTACTGGCCGCTGGTGTCTATTTTGGCGCTGGGCGGCGTCATCGCCTACGCCACTATTCCCTTCGCCGGAAGAATCGCAGACCGGGGCAACGCCCGTCTGGTGCTGGCCAGCGGCTTTGGCCTGATCGGGTTGGCCTTCTTGCTGGTGGCGACCCTGCCTCCCCTCTGGGCGTTTTACCCCATCGCGGTGGTGCTGGGTATCGGCTACGGCTGCGTCACGCCCGGTTGGTCAGCCCTCGTCACGGGTACGCTGCCCGAAGCCGAACGCCCCGCCGCGTGGGGCGCACTGATGACCGTCGAAAATGCCGGAACCGCCTTCGGCCCGGTGGTGGGGGCGCTGGCGTATCAGGCCATCGGCGTCAGCGGGCCGTTCGTGGTGGGCGCGGCGCTGGCTCTGGTCACGGCCAGTGCTTACGCCGTGTTCAGGAGGGCGTTTCCGGCGGCGGTTCATGGCTAG
- a CDS encoding glycosyltransferase yields the protein MPEFSVVIPARNEAVYLPLTLRALERQTHAPHEVIVVDNGSRDATAEVARAWGATVIQCHERGVARARQAGLEAARGDWVASTDADSLPAPQWLERLNAAATGRVALYGPMRFSGVRRPLPQISEAAYNLFLRLCVLADKPNLAGANMAYSRRAAELAGGYPAVEAYEDILLGQALARLGTVAYVPGALVETSARRLEGGLVPFLWRHAQNISGHTRGYFEE from the coding sequence GTGCCGGAATTCTCGGTTGTTATTCCTGCGCGCAACGAAGCGGTCTATTTGCCGCTCACGTTGCGCGCACTGGAACGTCAGACCCACGCCCCCCATGAAGTGATTGTCGTCGACAACGGCAGCCGGGACGCCACCGCCGAGGTGGCCCGCGCGTGGGGAGCGACGGTGATTCAGTGCCACGAACGCGGCGTGGCCCGTGCCCGCCAAGCTGGGCTGGAAGCCGCGCGGGGCGACTGGGTGGCCTCCACCGACGCCGATTCCCTGCCCGCCCCGCAGTGGCTGGAGCGTCTGAACGCTGCCGCCACAGGCCGGGTGGCCCTCTACGGCCCGATGCGCTTTTCGGGGGTGCGCCGCCCACTGCCCCAGATTTCGGAGGCTGCCTACAACTTGTTTTTGCGGCTGTGCGTGCTGGCCGACAAACCTAATCTGGCCGGGGCAAACATGGCCTACTCGCGCCGCGCTGCGGAGTTGGCGGGCGGGTACCCAGCGGTGGAAGCCTACGAGGATATTTTGCTGGGTCAGGCGTTGGCGCGCTTGGGAACGGTGGCCTACGTGCCGGGCGCACTCGTCGAAACCAGTGCGCGGCGGCTGGAAGGCGGCCTTGTTCCCTTCCTGTGGCGGCACGCGCAAAATATCAGCGGTCATACACGAGGCTACTTCGAGGAGTAA
- a CDS encoding glycosyltransferase family 4 protein — translation MTPAAAQAAALPEGAAFTERPLRIGLFTDTFLPDQNGIVTSVGLLSDELRARGHHVDVVAPDFPEHVDSRADVYRISSLRYMFLPTYRLAWPTRKDFERKYDIVHTHTPLTLGLAGVRLARKWQVPHIATYHTHLAAYTHYVPGLTSFDRMTKLVSRVSGQLYGRADAVIVPTTGMLDVMRDMGVRDPVVIPTSIDPRGLEAAPPILNPWPAGTRRILSVGRLAREKRFDLVLDSLSQLDNAHLVILGEGPERAHLEAHARQLGISERVTFLGVRPWTEIGAYYRLAELFLFASDTETQGLVLQEAQLMGVPVVAVGARGTLSGVAHGRSGYLTMPGDVNALVRHARDVLGSPELWEQLSAGARAFGHTTTPGGVAERVLEVYARALGVPSGVAALPSEAVTPRSSLVYDR, via the coding sequence GTGACTCCGGCTGCGGCTCAGGCGGCTGCCCTGCCGGAAGGCGCGGCCTTCACGGAACGTCCGCTGCGAATCGGCCTATTTACCGATACCTTTTTGCCCGATCAGAACGGCATCGTGACCAGCGTGGGCCTGCTGTCCGACGAGTTGCGGGCGCGCGGGCACCATGTGGATGTGGTGGCCCCCGATTTCCCCGAACACGTGGATAGCCGCGCCGACGTGTACCGGATTTCCAGCCTGCGCTATATGTTCTTGCCCACCTACCGTTTGGCGTGGCCCACCCGTAAGGATTTCGAGCGCAAATACGACATCGTGCATACGCACACGCCGCTCACGCTGGGGCTGGCAGGGGTGCGGCTGGCCCGCAAATGGCAGGTGCCGCACATCGCCACTTACCATACGCATTTGGCGGCCTACACGCACTATGTACCGGGCCTGACTTCCTTTGACCGCATGACCAAACTGGTGTCGCGGGTGTCGGGCCAACTGTACGGGCGGGCCGACGCGGTGATCGTGCCCACGACGGGCATGCTGGACGTGATGCGCGACATGGGCGTGCGTGATCCGGTGGTCATTCCCACCAGCATCGATCCCAGAGGGCTGGAGGCCGCGCCACCAATCCTCAATCCTTGGCCTGCGGGCACGCGCCGAATCCTGAGTGTGGGCCGCCTCGCCCGCGAAAAACGCTTCGATCTGGTACTCGATAGCCTGTCGCAGCTGGACAACGCCCACCTGGTCATCTTGGGAGAAGGGCCGGAGCGGGCACACTTGGAGGCCCACGCCCGTCAACTCGGCATCTCGGAGCGCGTCACGTTTTTGGGGGTCCGTCCGTGGACAGAAATCGGCGCGTATTACCGCCTCGCGGAACTGTTCCTGTTCGCCAGCGACACCGAAACGCAGGGGCTGGTGCTGCAAGAAGCGCAGCTGATGGGCGTTCCGGTAGTGGCGGTGGGCGCACGCGGCACCCTCAGTGGGGTGGCACACGGGCGCAGCGGCTACCTGACCATGCCCGGCGACGTGAACGCGCTGGTGCGGCACGCCCGCGACGTGTTGGGCAGTCCGGAACTCTGGGAACAGCTCTCGGCAGGCGCACGCGCATTCGGCCATACCACCACGCCCGGTGGGGTGGCCGAACGGGTGCTGGAGGTGTATGCCCGCGCCTTGGGCGTGCCGAGCGGCGTAGCGGCCCTACCCTCAGAGGCCGTTACTCCTCGAAGTAGCCTCGTGTATGACCGCTGA
- a CDS encoding YkoP family protein, with protein sequence MPAFSPSWLWPSLLRAGAFGTLHGGAPGEPSVGLTVPVESVAELETALTALAEANIGATLLVPPRLARTVPHLLHSATQAGHEIAGSGPPTGISGLEAAGGQVVTAWALEGAALTRTHLAALRHGGVRPLPFPQAAAQPGQTLRVLPAELAATLPDLKALGYRPAPVRAIPGLRPAMPRDLLIYLYSRTVEDRFARDHHVIDLAQRADAVMRVAPRSEVMPPLPLPPHTPNAELHLHSPRIVGISTRSSIAAYRAYQRSLKDVAHALRTRPELADAQAVYAVTLFHGPLEKSGFALLDLPPQQARWFGLGFRLLRAVYGTPKPPSEGTPKMAWMEREAFLARHG encoded by the coding sequence ATGCCCGCGTTTTCTCCCTCTTGGTTATGGCCTTCTCTCCTGCGTGCAGGCGCGTTCGGTACGCTGCACGGCGGCGCTCCGGGCGAACCCTCTGTGGGCCTGACCGTGCCTGTGGAGTCGGTGGCGGAGTTGGAAACTGCGTTGACGGCGTTAGCAGAAGCCAACATTGGGGCCACGTTGCTGGTTCCGCCAAGACTGGCCCGCACTGTCCCACACCTGTTGCACTCTGCAACGCAAGCCGGACACGAGATCGCCGGAAGTGGGCCGCCGACTGGAATCAGCGGGCTGGAAGCAGCAGGGGGGCAAGTCGTAACCGCGTGGGCACTGGAAGGCGCGGCGCTGACCCGTACACATCTGGCGGCGCTCAGGCACGGGGGCGTGCGTCCTCTCCCCTTTCCGCAGGCGGCGGCGCAACCGGGCCAGACGTTGCGAGTCCTCCCCGCAGAGTTGGCGGCCACCCTGCCCGACTTGAAGGCCCTCGGCTACCGTCCCGCGCCCGTGCGGGCCATTCCCGGCCTGCGCCCTGCCATGCCCCGTGACCTGCTGATTTATCTCTACAGTCGCACCGTCGAAGACCGTTTTGCCCGTGACCATCATGTGATCGACCTTGCCCAACGCGCCGACGCCGTGATGCGCGTGGCCCCGCGCTCCGAGGTGATGCCGCCGCTGCCCTTGCCGCCGCACACGCCCAATGCCGAGCTGCATCTGCACTCGCCGCGCATAGTGGGCATCAGCACCCGCAGCTCTATTGCCGCCTACCGCGCCTACCAACGCAGCCTGAAAGACGTGGCGCACGCCCTGCGAACCCGGCCCGAATTGGCGGATGCTCAGGCCGTGTACGCCGTCACGCTATTTCACGGCCCGCTGGAAAAGAGCGGCTTTGCCCTACTGGACTTGCCGCCCCAGCAAGCGCGGTGGTTCGGCTTAGGCTTCCGCCTGTTGCGGGCAGTGTATGGCACGCCCAAGCCGCCGAGTGAGGGAACGCCGAAAATGGCTTGGATGGAGAGAGAGGCGTTTTTGGCGCGGCATGGGTAG